A genomic window from Oceanobacillus timonensis includes:
- a CDS encoding asparaginase domain-containing protein, whose protein sequence is MATGYQPGALSIDALLKEVPDLANVANINIKQLFNIKSADLTTERLLALSK, encoded by the coding sequence ATGGCTACGGGTTATCAACCCGGCGCTTTGTCTATTGATGCATTATTAAAAGAGGTCCCGGATTTAGCAAATGTTGCAAATATAAATATTAAACAGTTGTTTAATATTAAGAGTGCGGATTTAACAACAGAAAGATTATTGGCGTTAAGTAAATAA
- a CDS encoding riboflavin synthase, which produces MFTGLIQEVGTVKQIKKASRHIELTCSASKELLQDYHVGDSMAMNGVCLTTTCVTDSDFTVDIMPETFQKSIFADVQVHAPVNLERALSASARLEGHIVSGHVDTTTRLIKKVKKENSIVLTFYYPPQIQGEIVAQGSVAINGTSLTVSAVTPGSFSISLIPYSMNHTNLGQLKQGEFVNVETDILGKYIKAMVGTEKNQMLRKYIGE; this is translated from the coding sequence ATGTTTACAGGACTCATTCAAGAAGTAGGGACAGTCAAACAAATCAAGAAAGCAAGTCGTCATATCGAATTGACATGTTCTGCCTCGAAAGAGCTGTTGCAGGACTATCATGTTGGAGACAGTATGGCAATGAATGGTGTCTGCTTAACCACTACTTGCGTGACTGATTCTGATTTCACCGTGGATATTATGCCGGAAACCTTTCAAAAATCGATTTTCGCTGATGTGCAAGTACATGCACCGGTGAATCTGGAACGAGCGTTATCTGCGAGTGCGCGCTTGGAGGGACACATTGTTTCCGGTCATGTCGACACAACAACGCGATTGATCAAAAAAGTAAAAAAGGAGAATTCCATCGTTCTCACGTTTTATTATCCGCCGCAAATCCAAGGAGAAATTGTAGCCCAAGGTTCTGTCGCAATTAATGGAACAAGCTTGACGGTGTCAGCTGTGACGCCAGGGTCATTTAGTATTTCGCTTATTCCTTATTCCATGAATCATACGAACTTGGGGCAGTTAAAACAAGGGGAATTTGTAAATGTAGAAACGGATATACTCGGAAAATATATCAAAGCCATGGTAGGTACGGAAAAGAATCAGATGTTGCGTAAATACATTGGAGAATAG
- a CDS encoding MarR family winged helix-turn-helix transcriptional regulator: protein MKKNTLGSLIWLRVARFMHQSNLLSNDFLKQFDITVSQFDVLNQIWSYQPLTQSELAARVTVSEGGISRMLARLEQEGYIQRKQDWKTKWIRLTSKGETKIEEVFEHQLAFQTSVVDDCLTEDEQRTLYTLMSKLQKHTENKLKK, encoded by the coding sequence ATGAAAAAGAACACCCTTGGTTCCTTGATTTGGCTGCGAGTTGCCCGCTTTATGCATCAGAGCAATCTGCTGTCCAATGACTTTCTAAAGCAATTTGATATTACCGTTTCCCAATTTGATGTATTAAACCAGATTTGGTCTTATCAGCCTCTCACGCAGAGTGAACTTGCTGCCCGAGTGACCGTGTCAGAGGGAGGTATCTCCCGGATGCTTGCCCGGCTGGAGCAGGAAGGATATATCCAGCGCAAACAGGATTGGAAAACGAAATGGATACGTTTGACGTCAAAGGGAGAAACCAAGATAGAAGAAGTTTTTGAACACCAGCTGGCTTTTCAAACGTCTGTGGTCGACGACTGTTTAACAGAAGATGAACAGCGGACACTATATACGCTTATGTCGAAACTGCAGAAGCATACAGAAAACAAATTAAAAAAATAA
- a CDS encoding ring-cleaving dioxygenase, translated as MYIIPGHHHISMVTKNANENNRFYRDVLGLRRVKMTVNQDDPSMYHLFYGDRTGSPGTELTFFEIPMVGNTYRGTNAITRIGLLVPSEESLHYWEKRFDTYNVLHGGITTYANRTAMKFEDPEGLQMVLLVANGEKADHWETWEKSEVPAEHQIQGMGSVEITVRLLDKLATTLTDMFGYTEVSRSEREVIFQSVPGQAFGEIVVKYLDGPTERPGRGSIHHLAIRVKNDEELFYLEEQVKARGFRTSGIVDRFYFKSLYFRESNGILFEIATDGPGFTVDGDVGHLGEKLDLPPFLEEKRSEIEAKLTPIE; from the coding sequence ATGTATATCATTCCAGGACACCATCATATTTCGATGGTTACAAAAAATGCAAATGAAAATAATCGTTTTTATCGGGATGTATTAGGTTTACGCCGTGTGAAAATGACGGTGAACCAAGATGATCCTTCCATGTATCACTTATTTTATGGTGATCGAACTGGCAGTCCAGGTACAGAGTTAACCTTTTTTGAAATACCGATGGTCGGCAACACATATCGAGGGACGAATGCCATTACTCGAATTGGTCTATTGGTTCCATCGGAAGAGAGTCTGCATTATTGGGAAAAACGCTTTGATACGTACAATGTTTTACACGGCGGAATAACAACCTATGCTAATCGAACCGCAATGAAATTTGAAGATCCAGAAGGACTGCAAATGGTACTGCTCGTTGCAAATGGAGAAAAAGCAGACCACTGGGAAACATGGGAAAAGTCAGAAGTGCCTGCTGAACATCAAATCCAAGGGATGGGATCCGTGGAGATAACCGTAAGACTACTGGATAAACTGGCAACCACATTGACGGATATGTTTGGTTATACAGAGGTCAGCCGCAGCGAGCGGGAAGTGATTTTTCAATCTGTTCCGGGTCAGGCTTTTGGAGAAATCGTTGTGAAATATTTAGACGGGCCAACGGAAAGACCAGGTCGCGGCAGCATCCATCATTTAGCCATTCGTGTAAAAAATGATGAGGAACTTTTCTATTTGGAAGAGCAAGTAAAAGCACGTGGATTCCGAACATCCGGTATTGTAGATCGTTTCTACTTTAAAAGCTTATATTTCCGTGAATCCAATGGTATTTTATTTGAAATTGCAACAGATGGCCCGGGATTCACGGTAGATGGAGATGTGGGGCATTTGGGAGAAAAACTTGATTTACCACCCTTTTTAGAGGAGAAGCGTTCCGAAATTGAAGCAAAACTAACTCCAATAGAATAG
- the ribA gene encoding GTP cyclohydrolase II, translating to MTIQHIEAAVTALQQGKLIIVADDENREAEGDLVGLASKATAETINFMTKHARGLICAPVSEQIARNLNLWEMTKENTDEYQTAFTISVDHKETVTGISVFERAKTIQELANKNREAADFNRPGHIFPLIAKSGGVLERRGHTEAAVDLAKLAGDSEAAYICEILKEDGTMARLQDLRQLAAEWHMPLITVEELADYVAYSNMKVNAKVKLPTQHGEFDLSLYQDKEGKDQLVLSMGEVKDSEEPILVRVHSECLTGDIFGSHRCDCGEQLDRAMQMIAAEGRGAILYLRQEGRGIGLLNKLKTYELQEQGADTYEANVSLGFLPDERQYDIAAWLLKKEGISIIRLLTNNPDKVSELQQYGIDVVERIPIETTVYHENKHYLKVKKDKFHHLLSVEGE from the coding sequence ATGACGATACAACATATTGAAGCAGCGGTTACTGCGTTGCAACAGGGAAAGCTGATTATTGTTGCGGATGATGAGAATAGAGAGGCAGAAGGCGATTTAGTCGGTCTTGCCAGTAAAGCTACTGCGGAAACCATCAACTTTATGACAAAACATGCCCGGGGGTTAATTTGTGCTCCGGTCTCTGAACAAATTGCCAGGAATTTAAATTTATGGGAAATGACTAAAGAAAATACAGATGAGTATCAAACAGCATTTACCATCAGTGTGGACCATAAGGAAACAGTTACAGGGATTTCTGTATTTGAACGAGCAAAAACGATTCAGGAACTGGCAAATAAGAATAGGGAAGCGGCTGATTTCAACAGACCAGGTCATATTTTCCCGTTAATAGCCAAAAGTGGCGGTGTATTAGAACGCAGAGGACACACGGAAGCAGCAGTGGATTTGGCAAAACTGGCGGGAGATAGCGAGGCCGCTTATATTTGCGAAATTTTAAAGGAAGACGGAACAATGGCCCGGCTGCAGGATTTAAGGCAGCTGGCAGCGGAATGGCATATGCCGTTGATAACCGTGGAAGAGCTTGCTGATTATGTAGCTTATTCCAATATGAAAGTAAATGCCAAAGTGAAATTACCAACCCAACATGGCGAATTTGATTTGTCTCTTTATCAGGATAAAGAAGGAAAAGATCAGCTTGTGTTATCAATGGGAGAGGTGAAAGATAGTGAAGAACCTATTCTGGTCAGGGTGCATTCAGAATGTTTGACCGGTGATATTTTTGGTTCTCATCGCTGTGATTGCGGGGAGCAGCTGGATCGCGCTATGCAAATGATTGCAGCGGAAGGACGCGGTGCGATTCTGTATTTAAGACAAGAAGGAAGAGGAATCGGGCTGCTTAATAAACTGAAAACCTATGAATTGCAGGAACAAGGCGCAGATACCTATGAAGCAAATGTATCGCTGGGTTTTCTGCCAGATGAACGGCAGTATGATATCGCTGCGTGGTTATTGAAAAAAGAAGGGATATCAATAATCCGTCTGCTGACAAATAATCCGGATAAAGTAAGCGAGTTGCAGCAATATGGTATTGATGTAGTGGAACGGATCCCGATAGAAACAACGGTTTATCATGAAAATAAACATTATTTAAAAGTAAAAAAAGATAAATTTCATCATTTATTATCTGTGGAGGGAGAATGA
- a CDS encoding BCCT family transporter encodes MQASNKKKKSLDLPTFIISGGALILFVVAALVSADFVADMVDTLFGWSATYFGMIYQIVILGTFFIALILAFSKYGKIRLGNVDKPEMSTFKWIAIIMCTLLAGGGVFWAAAEPLSHFLEVPPHFSGIENASPEAVSPALTMSFVDWGFLSWAILGTLGTIVLMYAHYHKGMPLKPRSLLYPIFGEKVIHKSVFGTIVDSFAIISVAAGTIGPIGFLGLQAGYGISSLTNLPNNLTLHIIIIILLVIAAAISAVTGLHRGIQFLSSFNVILAVVLIIGVLILGPGYFIFNHYLEAFGLYVNELIPFSTYRGDEAWLSLWTVFFFAWFIGYGPMMAIFSARISRGRTIRELVVAVAIIAPVVATIWFAVIGGTGIFQELEIPGSISTALNEAGQPAAMMAITEQLPLGTIFSFLFLLATVIFVLTTTDSMSLTISMAISGNGHPPRWLRAFYALVMGLVAIVLVSLGESSIDALQSFIVVTAVPVVFLLLTTFWTAPKAVKDLYENHKKETL; translated from the coding sequence ATGCAAGCTTCAAATAAAAAGAAGAAGTCTTTAGATTTACCTACTTTTATAATAAGTGGCGGTGCACTCATCTTATTTGTTGTAGCCGCACTCGTTAGTGCAGACTTTGTTGCAGATATGGTGGATACTTTATTTGGATGGTCAGCTACTTATTTTGGAATGATTTATCAAATCGTCATACTTGGAACATTTTTTATTGCACTGATATTAGCCTTTTCGAAATATGGAAAAATACGACTGGGTAATGTTGATAAACCGGAAATGAGCACATTTAAATGGATTGCCATTATCATGTGTACTTTATTAGCTGGAGGTGGCGTGTTTTGGGCAGCCGCAGAACCCCTTAGCCACTTTTTAGAGGTTCCGCCACATTTTTCCGGTATTGAAAATGCATCACCGGAAGCCGTTTCGCCTGCACTTACCATGAGCTTCGTTGATTGGGGCTTTCTATCATGGGCAATTTTAGGGACACTCGGTACCATTGTGCTAATGTATGCCCACTATCATAAAGGGATGCCATTAAAACCGAGATCGCTTCTCTACCCAATCTTTGGGGAGAAAGTCATTCATAAAAGCGTATTTGGTACCATTGTTGACTCGTTTGCAATTATTTCCGTTGCAGCCGGAACAATTGGTCCGATTGGATTTTTAGGGTTGCAGGCTGGTTATGGGATTAGCTCTCTCACAAACCTGCCAAACAATTTGACCCTTCACATTATCATTATTATTTTACTCGTGATTGCCGCAGCTATATCTGCTGTGACAGGCCTTCACAGAGGGATTCAATTTTTAAGCAGCTTTAATGTCATTTTAGCGGTTGTATTAATTATTGGCGTACTGATACTTGGTCCAGGATACTTTATTTTCAATCATTATTTGGAAGCATTCGGACTTTATGTGAATGAACTTATTCCATTCAGTACTTATCGTGGTGATGAGGCTTGGCTCAGCTTATGGACAGTATTTTTCTTTGCCTGGTTTATTGGTTATGGCCCAATGATGGCGATTTTCTCTGCCCGCATTTCACGTGGACGTACCATTCGCGAGCTTGTTGTGGCAGTTGCTATTATTGCTCCTGTCGTTGCAACTATCTGGTTTGCCGTTATCGGCGGAACAGGAATCTTTCAGGAATTAGAAATACCAGGTTCCATATCAACTGCATTGAATGAAGCCGGACAACCTGCTGCCATGATGGCGATTACGGAACAATTACCGCTAGGAACGATTTTCAGTTTCTTATTCTTGTTAGCCACTGTTATCTTTGTATTAACGACAACAGACTCTATGTCACTAACCATATCTATGGCTATTTCTGGTAATGGACACCCGCCAAGATGGTTAAGAGCTTTCTATGCCTTGGTTATGGGCTTAGTAGCGATTGTTCTGGTATCACTTGGCGAAAGCAGTATCGACGCATTACAATCATTTATTGTAGTTACTGCTGTCCCAGTTGTATTCTTACTGCTGACTACTTTCTGGACAGCACCAAAAGCAGTGAAAGATTTATATGAAAATCATAAAAAAGAGACGTTATAA
- a CDS encoding alkaline phosphatase: protein MIKKLGMTALSAGIIFSGVGTTTASADENSQMNNDRGIGTEAKNIIYMIPDGFNADYATNYRHFKGEDAVWDHHQQGMYTTYSADSNITDSAAAGTAMATGVKTNNGTIGIDPEGNTQQTILEASQDKDMATGLVATSTITHATPAAFGAHVEDRGNETEIANQLIENEIDVLLGGGKNNFLPESEGGNQEEANVLQQAEAQNYQLAENRNQLLEADIDLDNENLLGLFAEDAMSPELHRNAEEEPSLGEMTQTAIDTLNKDDDGFFLMVEGSQIDWAGHDNDAAWAMTDVAAFEAAVQEAIDFAEEDGNTLVVVGGDHETGGMTAGANGSESANPELLHSITATGENIAAALNEDRSNVSEVVHQYTDMELSEEEVQTIQEAEDPKVAINAVISAKANVGWTSSNHTGVDLPVYAYGPGADQFTGFHDNTDLPKIIAAAAGIEFGGEVSQNQPDGSVYTVQPGDTLFEIGLKYNYLWTTLQEINQFPNPDLIYPGDEVYFK, encoded by the coding sequence ATGATAAAGAAGCTTGGAATGACAGCATTGAGTGCAGGAATCATTTTTTCAGGAGTCGGTACCACAACAGCTAGTGCAGATGAAAACAGTCAAATGAATAACGATAGGGGAATTGGTACGGAAGCAAAGAATATTATTTATATGATTCCAGATGGTTTTAATGCAGATTATGCAACGAATTATCGACATTTCAAGGGAGAGGATGCTGTATGGGACCATCACCAGCAAGGGATGTATACTACATATTCCGCTGATTCCAATATTACAGACTCCGCCGCAGCAGGTACAGCAATGGCAACAGGAGTAAAAACCAATAATGGCACCATTGGGATCGACCCGGAAGGCAACACACAGCAAACTATTTTAGAAGCATCTCAAGATAAAGATATGGCAACTGGTCTTGTTGCTACGTCTACCATCACCCATGCGACGCCTGCTGCATTTGGTGCCCATGTAGAAGATCGGGGAAACGAAACAGAGATTGCCAACCAATTAATAGAAAACGAGATTGACGTTCTCCTCGGCGGCGGTAAAAATAATTTCCTTCCTGAATCAGAAGGCGGGAACCAGGAAGAAGCCAATGTGCTTCAGCAAGCAGAAGCGCAAAATTATCAACTTGCAGAAAATCGAAATCAATTATTAGAAGCAGATATCGATTTAGATAACGAAAATTTACTCGGTTTGTTTGCAGAGGATGCGATGTCACCTGAACTGCATCGTAACGCAGAGGAAGAACCGAGCCTTGGGGAAATGACACAAACGGCCATTGATACCCTAAACAAAGATGACGACGGATTTTTCCTGATGGTAGAAGGAAGCCAGATTGACTGGGCTGGTCACGATAATGACGCTGCATGGGCAATGACAGATGTAGCTGCTTTTGAAGCTGCTGTTCAAGAAGCCATTGATTTTGCGGAAGAAGATGGTAATACCTTGGTCGTTGTCGGCGGAGATCATGAAACAGGCGGTATGACTGCAGGTGCCAATGGTTCAGAATCTGCCAATCCAGAACTGCTTCACAGTATAACGGCAACTGGGGAAAACATCGCTGCAGCGTTAAATGAAGATCGTTCCAACGTCAGTGAAGTAGTCCATCAATATACGGATATGGAATTGTCAGAAGAAGAAGTTCAAACGATTCAGGAAGCAGAGGATCCTAAAGTGGCTATCAATGCCGTCATCAGTGCGAAAGCAAATGTTGGATGGACAAGCTCAAATCACACAGGAGTGGATCTCCCTGTCTATGCATACGGTCCAGGAGCGGATCAATTTACCGGATTCCATGATAATACCGATTTACCAAAAATTATCGCTGCAGCTGCAGGAATAGAATTCGGTGGAGAAGTCAGCCAAAACCAACCGGATGGTTCGGTTTATACCGTTCAACCAGGAGATACACTCTTTGAAATTGGTCTGAAATATAATTATTTATGGACTACCCTGCAAGAAATCAATCAATTTCCCAATCCAGATTTGATTTATCCAGGGGATGAAGTATATTTTAAATAA
- the ribH gene encoding 6,7-dimethyl-8-ribityllumazine synthase yields MAVYEGMFQGEQLKVAITIARFNELITSKLLEGAKDILKRHGVKEEDIDVYWVPGAFELPYITKKVEKTQKYDGIISLGAVIRGATTHYELVSNEAAKGIAQIGLHADIPVMFGVLTTETIEQALERAGTKAGNNGGEAALGLLEMISLNKLMHA; encoded by the coding sequence ATGGCTGTATATGAAGGAATGTTTCAAGGAGAGCAATTAAAAGTAGCTATTACCATTGCAAGGTTTAATGAGCTGATTACTTCGAAATTATTGGAAGGTGCCAAGGATATCCTCAAAAGACATGGGGTGAAAGAAGAAGATATCGATGTTTATTGGGTACCCGGCGCATTTGAACTTCCATATATCACAAAAAAAGTAGAAAAGACCCAAAAATACGATGGCATTATTTCACTTGGAGCAGTGATTCGAGGAGCAACCACACATTATGAGCTTGTTAGTAATGAAGCGGCCAAAGGCATTGCACAAATTGGTCTGCATGCAGACATTCCGGTGATGTTTGGTGTGTTGACAACAGAAACGATCGAACAAGCATTGGAAAGAGCTGGCACGAAAGCCGGGAATAATGGCGGAGAAGCTGCGTTAGGTTTGCTAGAAATGATTTCGCTGAATAAATTGATGCATGCTTAA
- a CDS encoding LysR family transcriptional regulator: MNVDLYRVFYVTAIEQNFSKAANRLFITQPSVSHSIKQLENELTMQLFTRTSKGVLLTKEGKVLFDYLKQAFDLIHRAEQKLTEMKTLQSGSVTVGGSDSTCKHFLLPYVQTFQEFYPDIQIKLQHGSTPQILEKLANGQIDIGIVHLPVSQSNVSITEFLDIHSTFVVGKKFQHLSKEKLSLSAIQEYPLISFSEASSSRKFLNQLFLKQKIDVKPDMEVGSVELLIECAKIGMGIAFVTKELVLKELADKELFEVSIDEVIEKRQVGLAMKKEASLSLAAKTFLHHLLT, translated from the coding sequence ATAAACGTAGACTTATATCGTGTATTTTATGTCACAGCGATTGAACAGAACTTTAGTAAAGCAGCAAACCGACTTTTTATTACGCAACCGAGTGTGAGTCATTCCATTAAACAGCTGGAGAATGAACTGACAATGCAGCTATTCACCAGAACATCAAAAGGAGTCCTGCTGACAAAGGAAGGTAAAGTATTATTTGATTACCTCAAACAAGCGTTTGATTTAATTCATCGTGCAGAACAAAAACTGACAGAAATGAAAACATTGCAAAGCGGTTCTGTTACGGTTGGAGGAAGTGATTCCACATGCAAACATTTTCTTCTGCCATATGTGCAAACCTTTCAGGAGTTCTATCCTGATATTCAAATTAAATTACAGCATGGCTCGACACCACAGATTTTAGAAAAACTGGCAAACGGACAGATTGATATTGGTATCGTTCACTTACCAGTCAGTCAAAGCAATGTTTCTATAACGGAATTTTTAGATATTCACAGTACTTTTGTTGTCGGGAAGAAGTTTCAGCATCTATCCAAAGAAAAGCTTTCCCTGTCAGCAATCCAGGAATATCCGCTTATTTCTTTTTCAGAAGCAAGCAGTTCCAGAAAATTTCTAAATCAACTTTTTCTTAAACAAAAGATAGATGTTAAACCCGACATGGAAGTTGGCAGTGTGGAATTATTAATCGAATGTGCGAAAATTGGGATGGGTATTGCGTTTGTTACAAAAGAGCTCGTCTTAAAAGAGTTGGCTGATAAAGAATTATTTGAGGTGAGCATCGATGAGGTTATTGAAAAAAGACAGGTTGGATTAGCCATGAAGAAAGAAGCTTCCTTATCCTTGGCAGCTAAAACATTTTTACATCATTTGTTAACATGA
- a CDS encoding sodium/glutamate symporter, producing the protein MSLQIVGFAVIILAALLVIGKLIRLKIPILQKLFLPTSLIGGFLALLLGPEVLGRLTTDGFLDAGFFTEEMVEVWAGLPELLINIVFACLFIGFILPKPKKMWRVGGPQIALGYTMSWAQYVVGILLALTVLTPFFGLSPAAGALIEISFVGGHGTAAGLQSTFQELGFSEGYDLAIGLATIGILSGVVIGMIMVNWAARKGKSQTLHHPDEISFEQQTGIINKEHRHSAGTKTTSPLSIEPFAFHLGLIGISIFIGYVLLEALVWLEAVTYGSALDIYLFEYVPLFPFAMIGGIIVQIFISRFDYHELVDRDTINTIQGVALDFLIISAMASLSLQVIGANIIPFILLAVVGIAINVFLFLYLGPKMIPSYWFERGIGDFGQSTGVAATGIMLMRIVDAENQSPALNAFGYKQILFEPMVGGGLVTAASVPFIIQFGAIPVLIAVILLTTAFWLLGTLYFGKMKESD; encoded by the coding sequence ATGTCCTTACAAATTGTCGGTTTTGCTGTTATTATACTAGCCGCTCTCCTCGTAATTGGGAAGCTCATCCGATTGAAAATCCCCATCCTTCAAAAACTCTTCTTACCTACATCTTTGATAGGTGGTTTTTTAGCACTCTTATTGGGACCAGAAGTATTAGGCCGTCTAACTACAGATGGTTTTCTTGATGCTGGTTTCTTTACGGAAGAGATGGTAGAAGTTTGGGCAGGTTTACCTGAGCTATTGATTAATATTGTTTTTGCATGTTTATTTATTGGATTTATCTTACCAAAACCTAAAAAGATGTGGCGGGTCGGTGGACCGCAAATAGCCTTAGGCTATACAATGTCCTGGGCTCAATATGTAGTAGGCATATTACTAGCGCTTACCGTATTAACCCCCTTTTTTGGACTTAGTCCTGCAGCAGGAGCACTCATTGAAATTAGCTTTGTTGGTGGCCATGGCACAGCTGCAGGGTTACAAAGCACATTTCAAGAACTCGGATTTTCCGAGGGTTACGACCTTGCTATTGGTTTAGCAACGATAGGAATACTGTCCGGCGTAGTAATTGGTATGATTATGGTGAATTGGGCTGCGCGTAAAGGGAAATCGCAGACGTTACATCATCCCGATGAGATTTCTTTTGAACAACAAACGGGAATTATTAATAAAGAACATCGTCATTCAGCAGGTACGAAAACTACCTCCCCGCTATCGATTGAACCATTTGCTTTTCATTTAGGGCTAATTGGTATTTCGATATTTATTGGTTATGTACTATTGGAAGCGCTTGTTTGGTTAGAAGCTGTAACGTATGGAAGTGCGCTGGATATTTATTTATTTGAGTATGTTCCTTTGTTTCCATTTGCAATGATTGGTGGAATAATTGTCCAAATCTTTATATCCCGTTTTGATTACCATGAATTAGTTGATCGAGATACGATTAACACCATACAAGGAGTAGCACTAGATTTTCTAATTATTAGTGCCATGGCTTCACTAAGCTTACAAGTAATTGGAGCTAATATCATTCCATTTATTTTACTTGCCGTTGTTGGTATAGCTATTAATGTCTTCCTCTTCCTCTATCTCGGACCTAAAATGATTCCGAGTTACTGGTTTGAACGAGGAATTGGGGATTTTGGTCAAAGTACCGGAGTTGCAGCGACCGGAATAATGCTTATGCGTATCGTGGATGCAGAGAATCAATCGCCTGCACTCAATGCGTTTGGTTATAAACAAATATTATTTGAACCAATGGTTGGTGGTGGACTTGTAACTGCTGCTTCTGTACCATTTATCATCCAATTTGGAGCAATTCCTGTATTAATAGCAGTAATTTTATTAACCACTGCATTTTGGTTATTAGGTACCCTATACTTTGGAAAAATGAAAGAATCCGATTAG
- the ribD gene encoding bifunctional diaminohydroxyphosphoribosylaminopyrimidine deaminase/5-amino-6-(5-phosphoribosylamino)uracil reductase RibD, translating into MDERYMEKAIELAKLGKGKTYTNPLVGAVIVKEDSLLATGYHPKYGDRHAEKMAIEKCETPEDIFDATLYVTLEPCNHTGKQPPCTEIIVNSGISKVVIAQLDPNPVVAGKGKAYLESQGIQVESGILQEKAEALNEHYNYFHSRQQPYIVLKQAISLDGKLSANPCQRTYLTGEETYKKVHEERQYYQAILIGSGTVLADNPTLLPETVTDFPPVRIILDRSGQTLDFGKYHIFGEGAPVWVFTKTDSIANIPPHVRLISNQDWTIPKVVDYLRKEGIQSVYVEGGSKMHDAFLAENMFEEVITYIAPKLIGSNGVPAFASNRDVSATTPLVFQRVEAVGEDVRMVSRREEEACLQDSFKK; encoded by the coding sequence ATGGATGAACGATACATGGAAAAAGCGATAGAGCTAGCAAAGTTAGGAAAAGGAAAAACATACACGAATCCATTAGTCGGCGCAGTAATTGTGAAAGAGGATAGCCTTTTGGCTACTGGCTATCATCCGAAATATGGTGATAGGCATGCAGAAAAAATGGCTATCGAAAAATGTGAAACCCCCGAAGATATATTCGATGCAACGTTATATGTGACGCTGGAGCCATGCAACCATACAGGAAAACAGCCCCCTTGTACCGAAATAATTGTAAATAGCGGTATTTCCAAAGTTGTGATTGCACAGCTTGACCCCAATCCTGTAGTGGCAGGCAAAGGGAAAGCTTATTTAGAATCACAAGGGATACAGGTTGAATCCGGTATATTGCAGGAAAAGGCGGAAGCTTTGAATGAGCATTATAATTATTTTCACAGCAGACAGCAGCCTTATATTGTATTAAAACAAGCTATCAGCTTGGATGGAAAGCTTTCTGCTAATCCATGTCAACGCACATATCTTACTGGAGAAGAAACCTATAAAAAAGTTCATGAAGAGCGACAATATTATCAGGCTATTTTAATAGGCAGTGGGACTGTTTTAGCTGATAATCCAACGTTATTGCCGGAAACCGTTACCGATTTTCCGCCGGTGCGAATCATTTTAGACCGGAGCGGGCAAACACTGGATTTTGGAAAATATCACATTTTTGGAGAAGGTGCACCTGTCTGGGTGTTTACAAAAACCGATTCCATCGCGAATATTCCTCCCCATGTCCGATTAATCTCAAATCAAGATTGGACCATTCCAAAAGTAGTTGATTACTTACGGAAAGAGGGGATTCAATCGGTTTATGTGGAAGGTGGAAGCAAGATGCATGATGCATTTCTGGCAGAAAACATGTTTGAAGAAGTAATTACGTATATCGCACCGAAATTAATTGGCAGCAATGGCGTTCCTGCGTTTGCTAGCAATAGAGACGTTTCAGCAACAACACCTTTAGTTTTTCAACGTGTGGAAGCCGTTGGAGAAGATGTTCGAATGGTCAGCAGAAGGGAGGAAGAAGCATGTTTACAGGACTCATTCAAGAAGTAG